The sequence CACTATTTAAAGTTGCATACAAACAGATTTTCTCCCCTTGATACCGCTTGTTGATCTACATGTTCAATCTCGTCTACTTTATCCGAATAATTTGTAATGATGATCGGTGTAATGATTTCCTTATTTTTATCTTTTAATAATGAAATATCAAAGTTTAATAAAGGATCCCCTACTTTAACAGTTTGTCCTTCTTCAATTAAAGCAGTAAATCCCTCACCGTTGAGTTCTACTGTCTCTAATCCGACATGCAAAAGTATTTCTAGGCCGGAAACAGATGTAATGCCTATCGCATGCTTTGTGTGAAAAACTTGAACAACTTTTCCTTCAACAGGAGATACGAGGACACCTTCTTCCGGTATGATAGCAACACCATCACCCATCATTTTTTGTGAGAAGACAGGGTCGGGAACCTGCTCTAGCGGTAACAATTCACCTGTAAGTGGAGAAAAAATTTTCTCTTTTTCAATTCTCTTCTTATGCTTGAATATCTTCGCTAACATTTTCTTCCCTTCCTAAATCATTAATCAAATCTTTTTTCACCAATTATGAGAACATCTGAGTCGAACATATGCATATCAATAATTGTTCGATTCTCTTCATATGACACATCGGCTTCTCCAAAACGTCTTTGTTCTAAATCTATGATCGTGAATTCATAATCTTCAAGAAGCTTGTCTAGCTTTAAAACTGTGTTAACAGGAACATAAATGGCAATTTTAGTTGAATCACTGTTACTCGCAACTCTAATTTCTTCTGTGTTTTTTAAGACGATATCCAGCGGTTGCAAGTCATAAAGATCATATAGTTTAAATACCTTCTTAGCGAAAGCATAATCCCAGGCACCTTCAAACTTTAATGCATCCTTCCAATCATAAGGTCTATCAAAAGCTTCGCCAATTAGTCCGAACCCTTTCCCCTTCTTATGCCAACTCCATATGCCGTGAGCCCCATAGGTAATA is a genomic window of Shouchella clausii containing:
- a CDS encoding PTS sugar transporter subunit IIA — protein: MLAKIFKHKKRIEKEKIFSPLTGELLPLEQVPDPVFSQKMMGDGVAIIPEEGVLVSPVEGKVVQVFHTKHAIGITSVSGLEILLHVGLETVELNGEGFTALIEEGQTVKVGDPLLNFDISLLKDKNKEIITPIIITNYSDKVDEIEHVDQQAVSRGENLFVCNFK